ACTACGAGTGGTTCCTCCTGATGATAGGAGCTTCCTTCGTTCCGCTGTTCGGAGTAGTCATCTCGGATTACTTTTTGGTGAGGAGGGCTGGCCTCAACGTTGAGGAGTTCTACGGGGGAGCCCCTAAGCTCGTTTGGAGGTCCATCCTCTCCTGGCTCCTGGGCCTTCTCACCTACTTCGCTATTGCGTTATACGCGCCTGAGCTTGGAGCAAGCTTACCCTCCTTCCTCGTCTCGCTAGCCGCTCAATACGTGATGGGGAGGTGGAAGCGTGGTTTGGATAGATCTTAAGAGGGTTCCAGTCGCCTTAACGATAGCTGGAAGCGACTCCGGGGGAGGTGCGGGAATACAGGCAGATCTCAAGACATTCGCTGCCCTTGGGGTGCATGGCACCGTGGCAATAACATCGATAACTGCCCAGAACACGAGAGAAGTTACTGCGGTTCAGGACGTGAGCGTTGATGTCATAAGGGCCCAGATAGAGGCTGTGGTTAGTGACATAGGCGTTGATGCCGCTAAGACCGGGATGCTTCACACATCGGAGATAATAAGGGCCGTGGCCGAGGAGGTCAGGAGGCACCGTTTCCCCCTGGTCGTTGACCCCGTCATGATAGCGAAGAGCGGCGCCCCTCTCCTTAAGGAGGAGGCGGTGAAATCCCTTATCGAGGAGCTCCTCCCCCTTGCTGAGGTCGTCACGCCGAACGCGAGGGAAGCGGAGGTCCTCTCAGGCATCAGCGTGAGGAGCTTGGATGACGCTAGGAGGGCAGCTAAGCTGATAGCGGAGCATGGGCCGAGGGCTGTGATAGTGAAGGGAGGCCACTTGGAAGGAGGCGAAAGTATAGATGTGCTCTATGATGGTGATTTCACGGAGCTCAGGGCTGAGAGAGTGGGGAGCAGGAACACGCATGGGACGGGATGCTCCTTCTCAGCTGCTATAGCTGCTGAGCTTGCTAAGGGGAGGAGCATCAGGGAGGCTTTCAGAACAGCGAAGCTCCTCGTCACCGAGGCCATAAGGTACGGATTGCCTGTGGGAAAGGGGCATGGCCCTCTGAACCCAATGGCCCTTCTTTACAAGGAATCGGAGAGGTATAGCACGATCCTAAGGGTAACTGAGGCTGTCAGGATACTTGAGAGCATAGATGACGCGACGAAGATAACTCCTGAAGTCGGTATCAACGTTGCAATGAGCTTACCTTACGCTAGCAGCCCGCAGGATGTAGCCGCTATCCCGGGGAGGATGCACCTCGTCGGAAGGAAGCTCAGGGCCTCAGCTTACCCCGAGTTCGGGGCGAGCAGCCACTTGGCTAGGTATATACTTACCGCTAGGACTTACGACCCCAGCGTCAGGGCGGCCGTCAACGTGGCTTACGCGGAAGATTTGATCGTCAGGCTGAGGGAACTCGGCCTGAGGGTATCGTGGTACGATAGGAGGGAGGAGCCGGCCGAGGTGAAGGAGAAGGAGGGGGCCACCGTTCCCTGGGGGATGAGGGTAGCTATAGAGAGGATAGGCGGGATGCCTGATGCGGTGTTTCACAGGGGGGACTGGGGGAAGGAGCCCATGGTGGTGCTCTTAGGGAGGGATGCCGTGGAGCTAGCTAACCTGGTGAGGGAGGTATCGAAATGAGGCCCTCGGTCAGGAAGGCAGTGCTAGCCGGCGCTTTCTCAGCCCTAGGCATAGTGATATCGCCCTTCCTCTCCTTTCCGATGCTGGCCTTCAAGGTTTACCCAGGACAGCACATGATAAACGCTCTGGCTGGAGTGCTCCTGGGCCCCTGGTGGGCAGCCCTCACCGCTACCATAGTCGGGACGGTGAGGATAGCCATGGGAACCGGTACCGTGTTCGCCTACCCCGGTGGCATACCGGGAGCCCTCGTAGTGGGCCTCTTCTCATGGCTCCTCGGTAAGTTGAGGGTGAGGAGGGAGCTCGCAGCCCTCACGGAGCCCTTGGGTACTGTCCTAATAGGAGGGACGATAGCCACCTACGTGGTGGCTCCGATCGTTGGTAGGTCGCTCCTGTTACTCGCTACCTGGACCTCCTGGGCCATGAGCTCAATCCCAGGCTGTGTAGCTGGCTACTTGATACTTGAGGGGTTGAGGAGGATTGGAATCACTGAGGATACCGTCACCTGAGCTCCTACTCGGTAGGAGGACGCTCATAGTGGGGAAGGTGAGGAGCGGGAAGACGATGATCACTGCTCAGATCCTCAGCGGTATCCTGAGCTTAGTTAGGGAGGAGGAAGTCACCGTGATTGATCTCGCCCCCGATAGGGGAGGCTTGGGAGCGAGGCTAACCAGATACCTGAGGCTACCCGGGGGCTGCAGGTACCTCAGGCCCGAGGGTCTTCACGCCCCCAGGCTCGAGGGGAGGGATTCTGAGGAGGTGCTCAGGCTAGCCGAGCTCAACGAGAGGATCATTAGGCCCCTCCTCCTTAACTTCCTTCGCGAACCAACTGAGGTACTTGTCATCAACGACCTCACGATCTACCTTCACGCCGGAGAGCTAGCTCTACTTCTGGACTGCGTTAACTCCTCAAGGACCTTCCTGGGAAACGCTCACTACGGGAGGGACTTCGATGATAGGGGAAGCGGGCTTAACGAGAGGGAGAGGAGGTTAGTTGAGGAGCTGATGAGGGAAGCTGACGTCATCATCAAGCTGAGCCCTTAAAGGATGATTTGGAACCCATGATGATCATTATAGCGATTCGAGTTAAGGTATCCCGAGTTCCTCCTCGATGAGGTACTCGCATCGAGTGATTCGGAGAGGAGGAGACGCATAATGGAGCTGATCACATCTAACCTGAGAGGGCAATTCGCTCAGGTCATCGCGATAAGCCATCAGGAGGATGTGTTGAGTACTTCGATAAGCAAGTGGTGATGAGCGAGGGTGGAGCTGGCGAAATCATGAGGATCGGAGAGTCGATCAGAAAAGCTCCCAGTAAATTTTACGGATTGAAGGGGTCCTCTTCGGTCAGAGGTTCCCTCGTTTACGAGCGAGATCTCTCTCAGGGAGATAATCACTTCGACTTAAGCGAGTATAATTCGACTCCAGCGAGGAGAACGGGTCTTCCTCGGTGGATGTGAAAGCGCTCCGAAATTTTCAGGTCCAAGTTCTAACAATCTTTAAATAAGCTGGTCGGCAGAAACCGTGATGAAACGCAGGCTCCTCATCAAGGGGGAGAGAGTGCAGGACATAGGTTACAGGGCCCTCCTCCTGAACTTAGCGAGTGATCACGGCCTCACCGGTTTTCAGGCCCGTAACGTCGGTAGGGATGGAGTGGAAGCTGTTTACGAGGGTGATGCCGATTCGGTAAGGGCCTTTGAGGCTGAAGTCGGGGAGCTGACGCCTGAGGGCGCTAAGGTCAAGGAAATCCATTTCGAGGACTACGATGGTCCAGTGAAGGACATAGAGATGTTCAGGTCTCAGTTCATGACCTTTCAGCTTGGAAAGATCATAGAGATAGGGATTGGGATGATCCAGAAGCAGGACGAGACCCTGATGGAGCTGAGGGCATTCAGGGAGGAAAGCAGGAAGAACCAGCAGCTGATGATCCAGAAGCAGGACGAGACCCTGATGGAGCTGAGGGCATTCAGGGAGGAAAGCAGGAAGAACCAGCAGCTGATGATCCAGAAGCAGGACGAGACCCTGATGGAGCTGAGGGCATTCAGGGAGGNNNNNNNNNNNNNNNNNNNNNNNNNNNNNNNNNNNNNNNNNNNNNNNNNNNNNNNNNNNNNNNNNNNNNNNNNNNNNNNNNNNNNNNNNNNNNNNNNNGGAAAGCAGGAAGAACCAGCAGCTGATGATCCAGAAGCAGGACGAGACCCTGATGGAGCTGAGGGCCGCTGGAAGGAACCTTGAGGCTCTCCTGGAAGATAGATTAGCTGCCCTGGAGAGGGATGTATTACTGGTGAAGGAGAAGCTTGGGATAAAGTGAGCCATCAGCCCCAGTGATCATTAACGACTCGCTCAACCGTCCCATGGGGGGTTGAGGATGAGGGGACTTCAGGTTCAGCGGTCAGTTTTCGGCAGCTTCAGAGTCCTCAGTCAAATCTCTTGATCTGCTCACCACAAGCGGAACCCTCATTCCGATCCTATCCCCTCAACCTCTCCCAGCCCAGCGATACGCATAAAAGCGGCTGAAGGTGGTATTGGAGAATGAAGGTCAAACAGAGGATCTCAGAGATAGAGGAAGCCATAGATGAGCTTGAGAAGTTGTTTTTAATGGACGAGGAGTCATTTCTAAGGAGCAGAACCGCTAGGTTCTCAGCTAGATACTCCATAGTTCAGGTAGTAGAGGCAGCTGCCGATATAGGGCTTCATGTCCTGGAGAGGAGGTTTAACGAGTCTCCTGAGAGTTACAGGGACGTTTTCAGGAAGCTAGCTTTACACGGGATCGTCTCCCCAAATACAGCAGAGGAAATGAGCAAATTAGCCGGCCTCAGGAACATCGTCGTTCACAGGTACTGGGATGTCGATGACCTGATGATATACAGGGAGGCTAAGTCCAACGGCCTGGAATCGGTGAGGAGGTTCCTGAAGGAGGTGATGTCCAATTTACCTGAGGAGGCTCGAGGATCTTAGGAAGTTCTCCTTCCACAGGCTCGGGGAGGATGAGAGGGCTAAGGTTCTGAGGATCCTCAGGGATGAGTTGGATCTTCCTGAGGTGCTACTAGCCGTAGTTCACGGTGGTTTCGTGGAATCCGAAGTTTTCAGGGATATTGATGTAGCGGTCTTCACCGGCTTCAGAATATCTGAGGGGAGGGAGGAGGAGTTCCGAGAGGAGCTGAGTAATCTGCTAACTGAGGAGGTCGGCATATATGTGGACTTGAGACTCTTGGATTACGCTCCACCCAGATTCAGGGTTAGTTCACTCTCTAAATGCTTGATTTTAGTTGAAAGAGATCCCTTGATAAGGATATCCTTGCTTAGAGCTTCAAGACAGGAGATAGAGGACATAAGGAGCAAGATCAGGCGATCAGCTGGGATATCGATCGGCAACGACGTTGAAGCACGTTAAGTGTTAAGCTTAATCCCGATTCGATCGAGGGCTGCTCCCGAGCTCTCCCCTCATCGCACATATCCTAAGGGGACCATCTGAGGCCGGTGACCATGCGTTAAGGGAATTTAGAAGGGATAAGCGATTCTAG
This is a stretch of genomic DNA from Candidatus Korarchaeum sp.. It encodes these proteins:
- a CDS encoding bifunctional hydroxymethylpyrimidine kinase/phosphomethylpyrimidine kinase translates to MVWIDLKRVPVALTIAGSDSGGGAGIQADLKTFAALGVHGTVAITSITAQNTREVTAVQDVSVDVIRAQIEAVVSDIGVDAAKTGMLHTSEIIRAVAEEVRRHRFPLVVDPVMIAKSGAPLLKEEAVKSLIEELLPLAEVVTPNAREAEVLSGISVRSLDDARRAAKLIAEHGPRAVIVKGGHLEGGESIDVLYDGDFTELRAERVGSRNTHGTGCSFSAAIAAELAKGRSIREAFRTAKLLVTEAIRYGLPVGKGHGPLNPMALLYKESERYSTILRVTEAVRILESIDDATKITPEVGINVAMSLPYASSPQDVAAIPGRMHLVGRKLRASAYPEFGASSHLARYILTARTYDPSVRAAVNVAYAEDLIVRLRELGLRVSWYDRREEPAEVKEKEGATVPWGMRVAIERIGGMPDAVFHRGDWGKEPMVVLLGRDAVELANLVREVSK
- a CDS encoding DUF86 domain-containing protein, which encodes MKVKQRISEIEEAIDELEKLFLMDEESFLRSRTARFSARYSIVQVVEAAADIGLHVLERRFNESPESYRDVFRKLALHGIVSPNTAEEMSKLAGLRNIVVHRYWDVDDLMIYREAKSNGLESVRRFLKEVMSNLPEEARGS
- the thiW gene encoding energy coupling factor transporter S component ThiW; the encoded protein is MRPSVRKAVLAGAFSALGIVISPFLSFPMLAFKVYPGQHMINALAGVLLGPWWAALTATIVGTVRIAMGTGTVFAYPGGIPGALVVGLFSWLLGKLRVRRELAALTEPLGTVLIGGTIATYVVAPIVGRSLLLLATWTSWAMSSIPGCVAGYLILEGLRRIGITEDTVT
- a CDS encoding acylphosphatase: MKRRLLIKGERVQDIGYRALLLNLASDHGLTGFQARNVGRDGVEAVYEGDADSVRAFEAEVGELTPEGAKVKEIHFEDYDGPVKDIEMFRSQFMTFQLGKIIEIGIGMIQKQDETLMELRAFREESRKNQQLMIQKQDETLMELRAFREESRKNQQLMIQKQDETLMELRAFRE